A window of the Desulfopila inferna genome harbors these coding sequences:
- the tolQ gene encoding protein TolQ has product MQLSIINMILQAGPIGHLVMIILLLFSVISWSIVFMKVRLFRRVKRESTVFLEQFWSSNNLSEANEMADNYPYSPEAAVFTAGFKELQKINRIRTRKETAEAKEILEMQLATMDNLKRAIRKAESEEIMDLGKSLPFLATTGNSAPFIGLFGTVWGIMASFHDIGIRGSASLAVVAPGISEALVATAAGLAVAIPAVIFYNHYSSKLVDIDSNIQNFSTDFLNLVERDLLGRIS; this is encoded by the coding sequence GTGCAACTATCAATCATCAATATGATTCTGCAGGCCGGTCCGATTGGTCATCTGGTCATGATCATTCTGCTTCTTTTTTCTGTTATCTCATGGTCGATCGTCTTTATGAAAGTCCGGCTTTTCCGCAGGGTCAAACGAGAATCAACTGTCTTTCTTGAACAATTCTGGTCTTCAAACAATCTTTCCGAAGCCAATGAGATGGCAGATAATTATCCGTACAGCCCGGAAGCAGCCGTTTTTACCGCAGGTTTTAAAGAACTACAGAAAATAAATCGAATCCGTACCCGAAAAGAAACTGCTGAAGCCAAGGAGATCCTGGAAATGCAGCTGGCTACCATGGATAACTTGAAAAGAGCCATCCGCAAGGCTGAATCTGAGGAAATAATGGATCTTGGGAAATCCTTGCCATTCCTGGCAACCACTGGAAATTCAGCCCCTTTTATTGGTCTTTTCGGCACCGTCTGGGGAATTATGGCGTCTTTTCACGATATCGGGATACGAGGCTCTGCATCACTTGCAGTAGTTGCACCGGGCATTTCGGAGGCATTAGTGGCAACGGCAGCAGGACTTGCTGTTGCCATACCCGCTGTTATTTTCTATAATCATTACTCAAGCAAGCTGGTGGACATAGACAGCAACATTCAGAATTTTTCAACGGATTTTCTTAATCTGGTTGAAAGAGATCTTCTCGGACGAATTTCGTAA
- the tolR gene encoding protein TolR, with translation MALIRGNGHKKLVSDINVTPLVDVMLVLLIIFMITAPMMNEGLDIDLPETTSKSLRQEEEPIVVTIDKNGKIFIREIDVPQPLLKQQLQKETNKDNPIYLKADKNVAYGTVVAVMADIKESGFDKLGMITQPPVNQE, from the coding sequence ATGGCGTTAATCAGGGGCAATGGACATAAAAAGCTGGTATCCGATATCAACGTGACTCCCCTTGTCGATGTGATGCTCGTTCTGCTCATCATATTCATGATAACCGCACCGATGATGAATGAAGGACTCGATATCGATTTACCGGAAACGACGAGTAAGTCCCTGCGACAGGAAGAGGAACCGATCGTTGTTACCATAGACAAGAACGGCAAAATCTTTATCAGGGAAATCGATGTACCGCAGCCTCTCTTAAAGCAGCAGCTGCAGAAAGAAACCAACAAAGATAATCCAATCTATCTCAAGGCAGACAAAAACGTAGCCTATGGAACAGTTGTCGCTGTAATGGCCGATATTAAAGAATCAGGTTTCGACAAGCTTGGCATGATTACCCAACCTCCTGTTAACCAGGAGTAA
- a CDS encoding TonB C-terminal domain-containing protein has translation MTFINNHEWKLPFNFAVGLHIAVIAGAIYIPQFFDKSPPFPDIYTVDLINIESPSPQKNEAQPVPAKAEIPPSESEPVKENSAAIIETPPKPAEKPIEPVKPVSIKPLKRKLVKKVVDNTAAVEQKKKLDEINKQNLEEVRRAEQLAEEAARLAAMEAVNQLKDMLRESNTAAVANDAPPRTAARSSSSNSGNVLEKQYYSSVFSRLQPHWQLPEYKRWDQDLSATIVVRIARDGSIIEQYFEKKSGDRIFDQFVLKALQDGSPLPPIPAAMKTNNLELGLRFIPGSIE, from the coding sequence GTGACATTCATTAACAATCACGAATGGAAGCTGCCGTTTAATTTTGCTGTGGGACTGCATATAGCAGTCATTGCAGGTGCAATATATATACCTCAGTTTTTTGATAAAAGTCCTCCTTTCCCGGATATTTACACTGTTGATTTAATAAATATCGAGTCACCTTCTCCTCAAAAAAACGAAGCTCAACCCGTGCCGGCCAAAGCGGAAATACCTCCGTCCGAAAGCGAACCGGTTAAAGAAAACAGTGCAGCCATTATAGAAACACCACCGAAGCCGGCTGAAAAGCCGATCGAACCGGTTAAGCCTGTTTCTATAAAGCCCTTGAAAAGAAAACTAGTCAAGAAGGTAGTCGATAATACCGCAGCTGTAGAACAGAAAAAAAAATTGGATGAAATTAACAAGCAGAATCTTGAGGAAGTGCGCAGGGCCGAGCAGTTGGCTGAAGAGGCGGCCCGGCTTGCCGCAATGGAGGCTGTCAACCAGCTCAAGGATATGCTCCGGGAATCTAATACGGCGGCCGTAGCTAATGACGCCCCTCCGCGGACTGCTGCAAGATCTTCGTCTTCCAACAGCGGTAATGTTCTTGAGAAGCAGTATTATTCATCTGTATTCAGTAGATTGCAACCGCATTGGCAACTTCCTGAATATAAACGCTGGGATCAGGATCTTTCGGCCACAATTGTGGTCCGGATTGCCCGGGATGGTTCCATAATAGAACAGTATTTCGAGAAAAAATCAGGGGACAGGATATTCGATCAATTTGTGCTAAAGGCTCTTCAAGACGGCTCCCCTCTGCCGCCGATACCTGCGGCTATGAAAACAAACAATCTTGAATTAGGCCTGCGCTTTATTCCCGGTTCTATTGAATAA
- a CDS encoding DPP IV N-terminal domain-containing protein — translation MKKPILYPLILVFLFFISIPASHAQERVYLEIGSADVRKIHFAIPWFHNRQSSGEVNKLDKDLADTLAKSLKFHGVIDIIPTSTYNGVQNSDWKGLGADFTVLGVYEATGNSISMEMRLFDVASDQMILGKSYNGKLSQSKEMLFRFCDSIMHDLTGSKGLADTQIAFVSHERDAKRKEVYLTDILGRDLRQVTRHKNLVVSPRFVPTDGKFLTYTSYHTGNQNLYITDLRQNKTTRVLSQRNGMNLAPGWFPDGSKMLITLSYKGNPDLFLMNREGKILEQVTANVGINVSATISPDGNRAVFVSDRSGRPQLYLMDLKTRNTQRITFTGSENAEPSWHPTEDLIVYSSLRNGVYQICTKKPGQGAPSTQLTTDLSHHESPSWSPDGNQIVFSKQDGRENKIYAMMKNGSFQRRLFNFPGSQTYPRWEVNY, via the coding sequence ATGAAAAAACCCATTCTTTACCCGCTTATCCTGGTTTTCTTGTTCTTTATCTCCATCCCGGCATCCCATGCCCAGGAGCGGGTTTATCTGGAAATCGGATCCGCGGATGTGCGTAAGATACATTTTGCCATCCCCTGGTTTCACAATCGGCAATCCAGTGGAGAGGTCAACAAACTCGACAAGGATTTAGCTGATACTTTAGCTAAATCTTTAAAGTTTCATGGTGTTATAGACATAATTCCGACCAGCACGTACAATGGTGTCCAAAATAGCGATTGGAAAGGACTTGGCGCTGATTTTACTGTGCTCGGTGTTTATGAAGCCACAGGCAACTCGATCAGCATGGAGATGCGGCTGTTCGATGTTGCCAGTGATCAGATGATCCTCGGCAAATCATATAACGGCAAACTCTCTCAGAGTAAAGAAATGCTTTTTCGCTTCTGTGACAGCATCATGCATGATCTCACAGGCTCCAAAGGACTTGCCGACACACAAATCGCCTTCGTCTCCCATGAGCGTGACGCTAAGCGAAAAGAAGTTTATCTTACTGATATTTTAGGTCGGGATCTACGCCAGGTAACCCGTCACAAGAACCTGGTAGTCTCGCCGCGTTTTGTTCCTACCGACGGCAAGTTTTTAACGTATACCTCTTACCATACCGGTAACCAGAATCTCTATATCACCGATCTGCGTCAAAACAAGACCACGCGTGTGCTTTCCCAGCGCAACGGCATGAACCTGGCTCCCGGATGGTTTCCCGATGGCAGCAAGATGCTTATCACTCTCTCCTATAAAGGGAATCCTGATCTTTTTCTCATGAATAGAGAGGGAAAAATTCTGGAACAGGTAACCGCAAATGTAGGCATAAATGTTTCAGCCACTATTTCTCCGGATGGCAACCGGGCCGTATTCGTTTCCGACAGATCTGGTCGGCCGCAGCTTTATCTTATGGACCTCAAGACCAGAAATACACAGCGAATCACCTTTACGGGTTCAGAAAATGCCGAACCAAGTTGGCACCCGACAGAAGATCTCATCGTCTATTCGAGCCTGAGAAACGGCGTATATCAAATCTGTACAAAAAAACCGGGACAGGGCGCACCATCTACCCAACTTACCACGGATTTGAGTCATCACGAATCTCCGTCCTGGTCACCCGACGGCAATCAAATAGTTTTTTCGAAACAAGACGGC